A region from the Neurospora crassa OR74A linkage group V, whole genome shotgun sequence genome encodes:
- a CDS encoding SIS1, translating to MVKETKLYDLLGISPTATQDEIKKAYRKAALKWHPDKNKDNPEAAEKFKECSQAYEILSDPEKRKMYDQFGLEFILRGGPPPTEGGANPFAGAGGMPEGFASFFGGGGMPGGGGGARTFSYGFNFTNPEDLFRDAFRDEKMGGGMGGGMGGGMGGMGFEDILFNAARGGAGQRRTARNPFGGADNMRSARQATPEVTTVERPLPVSLEDLFHGTTKKMKIKRKTFDETGKRTTSDTVLEVPIKPGLKKGSKIRFKGVGDQEEGGQQDLVFVVEEKPHPLFTRDGNDLIHTIDLDLKEALTGWKRTITTIDGKSINIEKAGPTQPGSQDVYPGLGMPISKQPGQRGNLIVKYNVKFPTSLTPEQKEKLKEIL from the exons ATGGTCAAGGAAACGAAGCTCTACGACCTGCTAGGGATCAGCCCTACGGCTACCCAGGACGAGATCAAGAAAGCCTACAG GAAAGCCGCCCTAAAATGGCACCCCGACAAGAACAAGGACAACCCGGAGGCTGCCGAAAAATTCAAGGAGTGCTCTCAGGCGTATGAAATCCTTTCGGATCCCGAGAAACGCAAGATGTACGATCAGTTCGGCCTTGAATTTATCCTGAGAGGCGGCCCGCCCCCGACTGAGGGCGGCGCAAACCCATTTGCCGGAGCTGGTGGCATGCCCGAGGGctttgcttctttctttggaggaggaggcatgcctggtggcggaggaggtgcgAGAACATTTTCCTATGGATTCAATTTTACCAACCCCGAGGACCTCTTCCGGGATGCTTTCCGGGATGAAAAGATGGGCGGCGGCATGGGTGGTGGCATGGGTGGTGGCATGGGCGGAATGGGTTTTGAAGACATCCTCTTTAATGCTGCGCGTGGTGGTGCAGGACAGCGCCGAACTGCGAGAAACCCCTTCGGCGGCGCCGACAACATGCGCAGCGCCCGCCAAGCAACACCCGAAGTCACGACAGTTGAACGCCCCTTACCCGTATCCCTTGAGGATCTGTTCCACGGCACGACGAAGAAAATGAAGATCAAGCGCAAGACCTTTGACGAGACCGGTAAGCGCACGACGAGCGATACCGTCTTGGAGGTACCAATCAAGCCCGGCCTCAAGAAGGGTAGCAAAATCCGGTTCAAGGGTGTTGGTGATCAAGAAGAGGGTGGCCAGCAGGATTTGGTGTTCGTCGTCGAAGAG AAACCACATCCGCTTTTCACTCGGGACGGCAACGACCTAATTCATACTATCGACTTAGACCTCAAGGAGGCATTGACAGGGTGGAAGAGAACCATCACGACGATCGACGGCAAGAGCATTAACATTGAGAAGGCCGGCCCGACACAACCTGGGAGCCAAGATGTATATCCGGGCCTGGGCATGCCCATCTCGAAGCAACCAGGCCAACGGGGCAACCTCATCGTCAAGTATAATGTCAAGTTCCCCACCAGCTTGACGCCTGAACAAAAGGAAAAACTGAAGGAAATCCTCTAA
- a CDS encoding HAD superfamily hydrolase translates to MGKITTLLFDCDNTLVLSEEVAFEGCADLINQIAATKNIPLEKPFTGESLIVEFVGQNFRGMLRSLQERYGFPLTDEEMEMYVKKEEDVVIAKIQEKLSPCPNVDGVLERLAAEGKYELAVVSSSALRRVKASIEKVGQDKYFGDRVFSAATSLNPPTSKPDPAIYLHALKELGKKAEECLAIEDSKSGTLSAARAGIKVIGYVGPYKAEERLKMEKVLAQAGASIIMRDWNQFEGYLAAIEKGDF, encoded by the exons ATGGGCAAG atcaccaccctcctctttGACTGCGACAACACCCTCGTCCTCTCGGAGGAGGTTGCCTTCGAAGGCTGCGCCGACCTGATTAACCAGATCGCCGCCACCAAAAACATCCCGCTCGAAAAGCCTTTCACGGGCGAATCGCTCATCGTTGAGTTTGTTGGCCAGAACTTCCGGGGCATGCTGCGCTCGCTGCAGGAGCGGTACGGCTTCCCGCTCACCGATGAGGAAATGGAGATGTAcgtgaagaaggaggaggacgtgGTGATTGCCAAGATCCAGGAAAAGCTCTCGCCCTGCCCTAATGTCGACGGCGTGCTCGAGCGACTGGCGGCTGAGGGCAAATACGAGCTTGCGGTCGTGAGCAGCTCGGCGCTGCGCCGCGTCAAGGCCAGCATTGAAAAGGTTGGCCAGGACAAGTACTTTGGCGACCGTGTGTTCAGCGCGGCCACGAGTCTGAACCCGCCGACGAGCAAGCCCGATCCGGCCATCTACCTACACGCGCTCAAAGAGCTGGgaaagaaggcggaggagtgcCTGGCGATCGAGGACAGCAAAAGCGGGACGCTAAGCGCCGCGAGGGCTGGCATCAAGGTCATTGGTTATGTTGGACCCTACAAGGCCGAGGAACGACTTAAGATGGAGAAGGTCCTGGCGCAAGCGGgtgcttccatcatcatgagGGACTGGAACCAGTTTGAGGGGTACCTGGCGGCGATCGAGAAGGGTGACTTTTAG
- a CDS encoding tRNA '-O-ribosylphosphate transferase, with protein sequence MPAPTLADIVFSEQANHNFSKILGDLKKSNLSITNRLKSIQHDAAFVHEVADVLGLPLVANERCGSWYIDPQLKRSSAYFKSTDGHTGQWKFSTRRLNFHLLEVIGRNDGCIIVDSTRRGKRMPDALSKTIPIWCTVLNQALFPSHPESHTLHVPPTVVSSSEHSQMSSRLPFFLSSLLALQPDIPSLRQNIQKPLRPLWVTPDDELTPEMVDEIKVSFHPVVCCTSSRRVVGTEMSEEGYIQGAGDDTENWAHGLTAPLFWANQRQLLETPEGDLPGLIEMLVANSEAGGQAVGELKRVAPRLLVGALSAEEKALTSSSQENICVVSLVPKTTEKETWEKSKRHMEVGLGKSKTASRFLREALPSICDFVSRFLQECADADAETGTSTGKDANKEIVLLCESGRDLSVGVALALYCWCFVDSAGTVRSAADQGQNHNKASIRVKLGHIMTAFPDANPSRSTLQSVNSFLMDWRN encoded by the exons ATGCCGGCTCCCACCCTAGCAGACATTGTCTTCTCGGAGCAAGCCAACCACAACTTCTCCAAGATCCTGGGAGATCTCAAGAAGTCGAACCTCTCCATCACGAATCGGCTCAAGTCCATACAGCACGATGCGGCCTTCGTTCACGAGGTAGCTGATGTTCTCGGCCTTCCGCTCGTCGCTAATGAGCGATGCGGCAGCTGGTATATTGATCCCCAACTGAAGAGGTCGTCGGCTTACTTTAAGAGCACCGATGGGCACACGGGCCAGTGGAAGTTTAGCACGAGGAGGCTAAACTTTCATCTTTTGGAGGTCATTGGGCGGAACGATGG atGCATCATCGTAGACTCAACCCGGCGAGGCAAGC GCATGCCCGACGCCCTCAGCAAAACAATCCCAATCTGGTGCACCGTCCTTAACCAggccctcttcccctcccaccCCGAATCCCACACCCTCCACGTCCCCCCAACCGtagtctcctcctccgagcACTCTCAAATGTCCTCCcgccttcccttcttcctcagcTCCCTCCTCGCTCTCCAGCCCGATATTCCCTCCCTCCGCCAAAACATACAAAAACCCCTCCGCCCCCTTTGGGTGACCCCAGACGACGAACTAACTCCCGAGATGGTCGATGAAATCAAAGTCTCCTTCCACCCCGTCGTCTGCTGCACCAGCTCCCGCCGGGTGGTAGGTACGGAGATGAGTGAAGAGGGGTATATCCAGGGCGCGGGCGATGACACGGAGAACTGGGCGCATGGACTGACGGCGCCGCTGTTTTGGGCGAACCAGAGGCAACTGTTGGAGACGCCGGAGGGGGATTTACCGGGCTTGATAGAGATGCTGGTTGCGAATTCGGAGGCGGGCGGACAAGCGGTGGGGGAACTGAAGAGGGTTGCCCCGAGGCTGTTGGTGGGTGCGTTATCGGCTGAGGAGAAGGCGctgacttcttcttcccaagaAAACATTTGCGTGGTTAGTCTTGTGCCGAAGACAACGGAAAAGGAGACGTGGGAGAAGTCGAAGAGGCATATGGAGGTTGGGCTGGGCAAAAGCAAGACTGCGAGCCGGTTCTTGAGAGAGGCACTGCCGAGTATTTGCGACTTTGTCTCGCGGTTCCTGCAAGAATGCGCTGATGCCGATGCCGAGACGGGCACAAGCACTGGCAAAGACGCAAACAAAGAGATTGTCTTGCTGTGCGAGTCTGGTAGGGACTTGTCGGTTGGAGTAGCACTGGCTCTTTACTGCTGGTGCTTCGTCGACTCGGCTGGGACTGTAAGGTCTGCAGCGGACCAGGGACAGAATCACAATAAGGCTTCCATTCGGGTGAAGCTGGGTCATATCATGACGGCATTTCCCGATGCCAACCCGAGCAGGTCAACTCTTCAGAGCGTAAACAGTTTCCTGATGGACTGGCGCAACTGA
- the ham-2 gene encoding hyphal anastamosis protein 2 encodes MTMMNALWSRSTSSSGDSAEKSAKPPSDAVSTTSEQVADLSDRPNAPALPARPALHRNQPSAPPPAAPSNPPPPVPSGAGSGNAANNASAQPQDSLSLAQLRRIVAEFPKSEPIAYDYVYTDVGPIEEEVDEWFLYNFWQWVRLNTANRAFDSTWESMFGEDETWDSVGDDDRQRFVRNAVQQLQTSTDKTARGEAIGTLVYIVLGRWAETVKAASLPNFADHKVRSAATKQQLDAMKAGVKLLAECGGIPPMWDALRRAFEPFWADDGDVGQIVQAYAEELMHLMTILYISLQTTLDDLEDMASARKELLALNPNLVHFMLHATAKLRWDDRNILPQTQVGSTTFGIPGAANQHRMLMSSQVFLLFWKSLLLVFGGSKHIAEAKKATAETPSDVKDKEIITASPLDYHVFRQEITSKYPSYIPPQCAIPLEAEQTSILPPLPNHPTRNNGQNGILPGPPNQSASASILHQPVHIATPAPSPPPSPGVGGKGGKKQNYQTNQNFPFMYPPLDATSNSAGGKGVAGLQDLLVGRKWEGSDVPASIIEAGELFSTRTRMTRATRQLWEERERFLKFERGWEGVDEDLIDELDLSELTLEEKEELGLLKESDKKKDKLGHEIDLGPRPVDDDIKHRLEAVEEFYKEALPHLQSLVIVLLKAIVAIASSLVQPQPGQQNPGAPQNNGRVSGGPPQGRGQSNGNNAGNDPPSPSDDNVDEARSREIAAKAVTGIMILLLKWLKLSHILKFEYFTQLLLDSNYLPLVLKLFALHDVQQVVESKTDRIEHSFFYFCGSRAGAIPQQGLINPTATDFEDVDVSEDEAAPPAIKRNRSPPGAEKGGPPDASSQFISSQPPQQQQQQSENSGVPSRPEVDELGYPVNPLPKEPITDFSRRNFFSLINYLRVMQKICKHKAHRNLLLVHYKSSNILRKSLKVPQQELRLYTLKLFKNQVPYCGRKWRQSNMRVITAIYLHCRPELRDEWLSGSDVDAEVEEALPLEQALRSLTHWFNVQRYPERMGAEVTAAMREERDFFTRELEKSDWMGWEGIMAGGGMGMDGAGGAEPMMGMPGMGMGMGIGGLPGMGGMAGIEYAAAAAAAQTEHESSMGWS; translated from the exons ATGACCATGATGAACGCGCTCTGGTCGAGAagcacctcctcttccggcgACAGCGCAGAGAAAAGCGCCAAACCGCCCAGCGATGCAGTGAGCACCACTTCCGAACAAGTGGCCGATCTCTCGGACAGGCCAAATGCGCCAGCCCTACCAGCTCGCCCGGCCCTCCACAGAAACCAGCCTTCGGCCCCTCCTCCAGCAGCACCGTCGAaccctccgccgccggtgCCCTCCGGTGCTGGCTCCGGCAACGCCGCTAACAATGCGTCGGCGCAACCTCAGGACTCCCTGTCTCTAGCCCAACTACGAAGGATCGTTGCCGAGTTCCCCAAGTCCGAGCCGATCGCCTACGACTATGTCTACACTGATGTGGGCCccatcgaggaggaggtggacgagTGGTTCCTCTATAACTTCTGGCAATGGGTGCGTCTGAACACGGCCAACCGGGCCTTTGACAGCACATGGGAAAGCATGTTCGGGGAGGACGAGACCTGGGACAGTGTCGGAGACGACGACAGGCAGAGGTTCGTGCGGAACGCCGTCCAACAGTTGCAGACGTCAACCGACAAGACGGCCCGCGGCGAGGCTATCGGCACGCTCGTGTACATAGTGTTGGGACGTTGGGCCGAGACTGTCAAAGCAGCGAGCCTGCCCAATTTTGCGGACCACAAGGTCAGGTCCGCCGCCACCAAGCAGCAGCTGGATGCCATGAAGGCAGGCGTCAAGCTGCTCGCTGAGTGTGGTGGCATTCCTCCCATGTGGGATGCGCTGAGGAGGGCCTTCGAGCCATTCTGGGCGGACGACGGAGACGTTGGCCAGATAGTACAGGCCTATGCCGAGGAGCTGATGCATTTGATGACCATTTTGTACATCTCTTTGCAAACGACGCTAGACGACCTTGAGGATATGGCCTCGGCCCGCAAGGAACTAC TTGCACTCAACCCGAATCTGGTTCACTTCATGTTGCATGCCACGGCAAAACTTCGATGGGACGATAGGAACATTCTCCCCCAAACCCAGGTCGGTTCAACTACCTTTGGAATCCCGGGCGCGGCCAACCAACATCGAATGCTTATGAGTTCCCAGGTTTTCCTTTTGTTCTGGAAGTCACTTCTCCTTGTTTTCGGCGGTTCCAAGCACATCGCGGAGGCCAAAAAGGCTACGGCAGAAACACCTTCCGACGTTAAGGACAAGGAAATCATTACTGCTTCCCCGCTCGATTACCATGTGTTCCGGCAAGAGATCACATCCAAGTATCCGTCATATATCCCGCCCCAATGTGCCATTCCCCTCGAGGCAGAGCAGACGTCAATCCTTCCTCCGCTACCTAACCACCCAACCAGGAACAATGGACAAAACGGTATCCTTCCCGGCCCACCAAACCAGAGCGCCTCCGCCTCGATTCTCCATCAGCCGGTTCACATCGCGACTCCTGcgccctcccctcctccgagCCCGGGTGTCGGTGGTAAAGGTGGTAAGAAGCAAAACTACCAGACTAACCAAAATTTTCCGTTTATGTATCCGCCCTTGGACGCCACCAGCAACAGCGCTGGCGGAAAGGGAGTTGCCGGACTACAGGACCTGTTGGTAGGCAGGAAGTGGGAGGGAAGCGATGTTCCCGCCTCCATTATCGAAGCTGGCGAACTATTCTCCACGCGCACCAGGATGACACGAGCTACCAGGCAGCTCTGGGAAGAGCGCGAGAGATTCCTCAAGTTTGAGCGTGGATGGGAAGGTGTCGATGAGGACCTCATTGACGAACTCGATCTCTCAGAACTTACActtgaggagaaggaggagctgggCTTACTGAAGGAGAGCGACAAGAAAAAAGATAAGCTCGGCCACGAAATTGACTTGGGACCACGGCCTGTGGATGATGATATCAAACATCGTCTTGAGGCCGTCGAGGAGTTCTAT AAAGAGGCTCTCCCTCATCTGCAGTCACTAGTCATTGTGCTGCTGAAGGCGATTGTTGCTATCGCCAGCAGTCTAGTTCAGCCGCAACCTGGACAGCAAAATCCTGGTGCCCCGCAGAACAATGGGCGTGTTAGCGGAGGGCCGCCCCAGGGTCGGGGTCAAAGTAATGGTAACAATGCTGGTAACgaccctccctccccctcggATGACAATGTAGATGAGGCTAGGAGCAGAGAAATTGCGGCGAAGGCCGTGACAGGTATCATGATCCTATTGTTGAAGTGGCTAAAGCTGTCTC ATATCCTCAAGTTCGAGTACTTCACACAGCTACTCTTGGACTCTAATTATCTTCCTCTAGTGCTGAAGCTGTTTGCTCTGCATGATGTGCAGCAGGTGGTTGAGAGCAAGACCGACAGGATAGAGCACAG tttcttctacttctgTGGTTCCCGTGCCGGCGCAATTCCCCAGCAGGGTCTTATCAACCCAACCGCGACCGACTTCGAAGACGTTGACGTGAGCGAAGACGAAGCCGCGCCTCCCGCCATTAAGAGAAACCGTTCACCTCCTGGCGCAGAAAAGGGAGGACCACCCGACGCTTCATCCCAATTCATATCCTCGCAACcgccccaacaacaacaacaacagtcaGAAAACTCGGGCGTCCCCAGCCGCCCCGAGGTCGACGAGCTCGGCTACCCCGTCAACCCGCTCCCCAAAGAGCCCATCACCGACTTCTCCCGCCGCAACTTCTTCTCTCTGATCAATTACCTGCGCGTGATGCAGAAAATCTGCAAGCACAAGGCCCACCGCAACCTCCTGCTGGTGCACTACAAGTCCTCCAACATCCTGCGCAAGTCCCTCAAGGTGCCCCAGCAGGAACTCCGCCTATACACGCTCAAGCTCTTCAAGAACCAGGTCCCCTACTGCGGCCGCAAGTGGCGTCAGTCCAACATGCGTGTCATCACCGCCATCTATCTGCACTGCCGCCCCGAGCTGCGCGACGAGTGGCTATCGGGCTCGGATGTCGACgccgaggtcgaggaggcGCTGCCGCTCGAGCAGGCGCTCAGGAGTTTGACGCACTGGTTCAACGTGCAGCGGTATCCCGAAAGGATGGGCGCCGAGGTGACGGCGGCgatgagggaggagagagatTTTTTCACGAGAGAGCTGGAGAAGAGTGattggatgggatgggaggggatcatggctggaggagggatggggatggatggtgctggtggtgctgagcCGATGATGGGGATGCCCGGAATGGGGATGGGCATGGGAATCGGTGGATTGCCCGGCATGGGAGGCATGGCGGGGATTGAGtatgcggctgctgctgcggcggcgcAGACGGAACATGAGAGCTCGATGGGGTGGAGTTAG
- the ham-2 gene encoding hyphal anastamosis protein 2, variant, with amino-acid sequence MTMMNALWSRSTSSSGDSAEKSAKPPSDAVSTTSEQVADLSDRPNAPALPARPALHRNQPSAPPPAAPSNPPPPVPSGAGSGNAANNASAQPQDSLSLAQLRRIVAEFPKSEPIAYDYVYTDVGPIEEEVDEWFLYNFWQWVRLNTANRAFDSTWESMFGEDETWDSVGDDDRQRFVRNAVQQLQTSTDKTARGEAIGTLVYIVLGRWAETVKAASLPNFADHKVRSAATKQQLDAMKAGVKLLAECGGIPPMWDALRRAFEPFWADDGDVGQIVQAYAEELMHLMTILYISLQTTLDDLEDMASARKELLALNPNLVHFMLHATAKLRWDDRNILPQTQVFLLFWKSLLLVFGGSKHIAEAKKATAETPSDVKDKEIITASPLDYHVFRQEITSKYPSYIPPQCAIPLEAEQTSILPPLPNHPTRNNGQNGILPGPPNQSASASILHQPVHIATPAPSPPPSPGVGGKGGKKQNYQTNQNFPFMYPPLDATSNSAGGKGVAGLQDLLVGRKWEGSDVPASIIEAGELFSTRTRMTRATRQLWEERERFLKFERGWEGVDEDLIDELDLSELTLEEKEELGLLKESDKKKDKLGHEIDLGPRPVDDDIKHRLEAVEEFYKEALPHLQSLVIVLLKAIVAIASSLVQPQPGQQNPGAPQNNGRVSGGPPQGRGQSNGNNAGNDPPSPSDDNVDEARSREIAAKAVTGIMILLLKWLKLSHILKFEYFTQLLLDSNYLPLVLKLFALHDVQQVVESKTDRIEHSFFYFCGSRAGAIPQQGLINPTATDFEDVDVSEDEAAPPAIKRNRSPPGAEKGGPPDASSQFISSQPPQQQQQQSENSGVPSRPEVDELGYPVNPLPKEPITDFSRRNFFSLINYLRVMQKICKHKAHRNLLLVHYKSSNILRKSLKVPQQELRLYTLKLFKNQVPYCGRKWRQSNMRVITAIYLHCRPELRDEWLSGSDVDAEVEEALPLEQALRSLTHWFNVQRYPERMGAEVTAAMREERDFFTRELEKSDWMGWEGIMAGGGMGMDGAGGAEPMMGMPGMGMGMGIGGLPGMGGMAGIEYAAAAAAAQTEHESSMGWS; translated from the exons ATGACCATGATGAACGCGCTCTGGTCGAGAagcacctcctcttccggcgACAGCGCAGAGAAAAGCGCCAAACCGCCCAGCGATGCAGTGAGCACCACTTCCGAACAAGTGGCCGATCTCTCGGACAGGCCAAATGCGCCAGCCCTACCAGCTCGCCCGGCCCTCCACAGAAACCAGCCTTCGGCCCCTCCTCCAGCAGCACCGTCGAaccctccgccgccggtgCCCTCCGGTGCTGGCTCCGGCAACGCCGCTAACAATGCGTCGGCGCAACCTCAGGACTCCCTGTCTCTAGCCCAACTACGAAGGATCGTTGCCGAGTTCCCCAAGTCCGAGCCGATCGCCTACGACTATGTCTACACTGATGTGGGCCccatcgaggaggaggtggacgagTGGTTCCTCTATAACTTCTGGCAATGGGTGCGTCTGAACACGGCCAACCGGGCCTTTGACAGCACATGGGAAAGCATGTTCGGGGAGGACGAGACCTGGGACAGTGTCGGAGACGACGACAGGCAGAGGTTCGTGCGGAACGCCGTCCAACAGTTGCAGACGTCAACCGACAAGACGGCCCGCGGCGAGGCTATCGGCACGCTCGTGTACATAGTGTTGGGACGTTGGGCCGAGACTGTCAAAGCAGCGAGCCTGCCCAATTTTGCGGACCACAAGGTCAGGTCCGCCGCCACCAAGCAGCAGCTGGATGCCATGAAGGCAGGCGTCAAGCTGCTCGCTGAGTGTGGTGGCATTCCTCCCATGTGGGATGCGCTGAGGAGGGCCTTCGAGCCATTCTGGGCGGACGACGGAGACGTTGGCCAGATAGTACAGGCCTATGCCGAGGAGCTGATGCATTTGATGACCATTTTGTACATCTCTTTGCAAACGACGCTAGACGACCTTGAGGATATGGCCTCGGCCCGCAAGGAACTAC TTGCACTCAACCCGAATCTGGTTCACTTCATGTTGCATGCCACGGCAAAACTTCGATGGGACGATAGGAACATTCTCCCCCAAACCCAG GTTTTCCTTTTGTTCTGGAAGTCACTTCTCCTTGTTTTCGGCGGTTCCAAGCACATCGCGGAGGCCAAAAAGGCTACGGCAGAAACACCTTCCGACGTTAAGGACAAGGAAATCATTACTGCTTCCCCGCTCGATTACCATGTGTTCCGGCAAGAGATCACATCCAAGTATCCGTCATATATCCCGCCCCAATGTGCCATTCCCCTCGAGGCAGAGCAGACGTCAATCCTTCCTCCGCTACCTAACCACCCAACCAGGAACAATGGACAAAACGGTATCCTTCCCGGCCCACCAAACCAGAGCGCCTCCGCCTCGATTCTCCATCAGCCGGTTCACATCGCGACTCCTGcgccctcccctcctccgagCCCGGGTGTCGGTGGTAAAGGTGGTAAGAAGCAAAACTACCAGACTAACCAAAATTTTCCGTTTATGTATCCGCCCTTGGACGCCACCAGCAACAGCGCTGGCGGAAAGGGAGTTGCCGGACTACAGGACCTGTTGGTAGGCAGGAAGTGGGAGGGAAGCGATGTTCCCGCCTCCATTATCGAAGCTGGCGAACTATTCTCCACGCGCACCAGGATGACACGAGCTACCAGGCAGCTCTGGGAAGAGCGCGAGAGATTCCTCAAGTTTGAGCGTGGATGGGAAGGTGTCGATGAGGACCTCATTGACGAACTCGATCTCTCAGAACTTACActtgaggagaaggaggagctgggCTTACTGAAGGAGAGCGACAAGAAAAAAGATAAGCTCGGCCACGAAATTGACTTGGGACCACGGCCTGTGGATGATGATATCAAACATCGTCTTGAGGCCGTCGAGGAGTTCTAT AAAGAGGCTCTCCCTCATCTGCAGTCACTAGTCATTGTGCTGCTGAAGGCGATTGTTGCTATCGCCAGCAGTCTAGTTCAGCCGCAACCTGGACAGCAAAATCCTGGTGCCCCGCAGAACAATGGGCGTGTTAGCGGAGGGCCGCCCCAGGGTCGGGGTCAAAGTAATGGTAACAATGCTGGTAACgaccctccctccccctcggATGACAATGTAGATGAGGCTAGGAGCAGAGAAATTGCGGCGAAGGCCGTGACAGGTATCATGATCCTATTGTTGAAGTGGCTAAAGCTGTCTC ATATCCTCAAGTTCGAGTACTTCACACAGCTACTCTTGGACTCTAATTATCTTCCTCTAGTGCTGAAGCTGTTTGCTCTGCATGATGTGCAGCAGGTGGTTGAGAGCAAGACCGACAGGATAGAGCACAG tttcttctacttctgTGGTTCCCGTGCCGGCGCAATTCCCCAGCAGGGTCTTATCAACCCAACCGCGACCGACTTCGAAGACGTTGACGTGAGCGAAGACGAAGCCGCGCCTCCCGCCATTAAGAGAAACCGTTCACCTCCTGGCGCAGAAAAGGGAGGACCACCCGACGCTTCATCCCAATTCATATCCTCGCAACcgccccaacaacaacaacaacagtcaGAAAACTCGGGCGTCCCCAGCCGCCCCGAGGTCGACGAGCTCGGCTACCCCGTCAACCCGCTCCCCAAAGAGCCCATCACCGACTTCTCCCGCCGCAACTTCTTCTCTCTGATCAATTACCTGCGCGTGATGCAGAAAATCTGCAAGCACAAGGCCCACCGCAACCTCCTGCTGGTGCACTACAAGTCCTCCAACATCCTGCGCAAGTCCCTCAAGGTGCCCCAGCAGGAACTCCGCCTATACACGCTCAAGCTCTTCAAGAACCAGGTCCCCTACTGCGGCCGCAAGTGGCGTCAGTCCAACATGCGTGTCATCACCGCCATCTATCTGCACTGCCGCCCCGAGCTGCGCGACGAGTGGCTATCGGGCTCGGATGTCGACgccgaggtcgaggaggcGCTGCCGCTCGAGCAGGCGCTCAGGAGTTTGACGCACTGGTTCAACGTGCAGCGGTATCCCGAAAGGATGGGCGCCGAGGTGACGGCGGCgatgagggaggagagagatTTTTTCACGAGAGAGCTGGAGAAGAGTGattggatgggatgggaggggatcatggctggaggagggatggggatggatggtgctggtggtgctgagcCGATGATGGGGATGCCCGGAATGGGGATGGGCATGGGAATCGGTGGATTGCCCGGCATGGGAGGCATGGCGGGGATTGAGtatgcggctgctgctgcggcggcgcAGACGGAACATGAGAGCTCGATGGGGTGGAGTTAG